One Amaranthus tricolor cultivar Red isolate AtriRed21 chromosome 1, ASM2621246v1, whole genome shotgun sequence DNA window includes the following coding sequences:
- the LOC130797458 gene encoding gamma-glutamyl peptidase 5-like isoform X2 — translation MVNLISNSPEEMIINDQLLEVEIKRILGNNGNRNGKKGKKFAVLLCAEDSEYVKKKYGGYFGVFVRMLGEEGESWDVFKVAQNEFPTEEEIENYDGFVITGSCSDAHSNHLWICRLLNLLITLDSLKKKVLGICFGHQVLELPPKVEVIGRSNKTSIEMFKYGDHMMGIQGHPEYNKDILLHLIDRLLQRKLITEAYANEMRVKFMESHDPDKEAWRKLCVNFLKGRL, via the exons ATGGTGAATCTGATTTCCAACTCTCCAGAAgaaatgatcattaatgatCAACTACTAGAGGTTGAAATTAAGAGAATATTAGGGAATAATGGGAATAGGAATGGGAAAAAGGGAAAGAAGTTTGCAGTTTTACTATGTGCAGAAGATTCAGAATATGTAAAGAAGAAATATGGAGGGTATTTTGGGGTATTTGTGAGAATGTTGGGTGAAGAAGGTGAAAGTTGGGATGTATTTAAAGTTGCACAAAATGAATTTCCAACtgaagaagaaattgaaaattatgaTGGATTTGTTATTACTGGAAGTTGTAGTGATGCTCATTCTAATCATCTTTGGATCTGTAGACTATTGAATCTCCTCATCACATTGGATTCTCTCAAGAAGAAGGTTCTAGGCATTTGCTTTGGTCACCAG gtGTTGGAACTTCCTCCGAAAGTTGAAGTGATTGGTCGGTCGAACAAAACATCAATTGAGATGTTTAAATATGGTGATCATATGATGGGTATTCAAGGTCATCCTGAGTACAACAAGGACATTCTTCTTCACTTGATCGATCGCCTACTACAAAGGAAATTAATTACG GAAGCTTATGCAAATGAAATGAGGGTTAAGTTCATGGAGTCACATGATCCAGACAAAGAGGCATGGAGAAAGCTGTGTGTCAATTTTCTCAAGGGAAGATTGTga
- the LOC130797458 gene encoding gamma-glutamyl peptidase 5-like isoform X1 → MVNLISNSPEEMIINDQLLEVEIKRILGNNGNRNGKKGKKFAVLLCAEDSEYVKKKYGGYFGVFVRMLGEEGESWDVFKVAQNEFPTEEEIENYDGFVITGSCSDAHSNHLWICRLLNLLITLDSLKKKVLGICFGHQILGRSLGGKIGRASTGWDIGLRTIRFSPSSNKLFATHKIPATLNIIECHQDEVLELPPKVEVIGRSNKTSIEMFKYGDHMMGIQGHPEYNKDILLHLIDRLLQRKLITEAYANEMRVKFMESHDPDKEAWRKLCVNFLKGRL, encoded by the exons ATGGTGAATCTGATTTCCAACTCTCCAGAAgaaatgatcattaatgatCAACTACTAGAGGTTGAAATTAAGAGAATATTAGGGAATAATGGGAATAGGAATGGGAAAAAGGGAAAGAAGTTTGCAGTTTTACTATGTGCAGAAGATTCAGAATATGTAAAGAAGAAATATGGAGGGTATTTTGGGGTATTTGTGAGAATGTTGGGTGAAGAAGGTGAAAGTTGGGATGTATTTAAAGTTGCACAAAATGAATTTCCAACtgaagaagaaattgaaaattatgaTGGATTTGTTATTACTGGAAGTTGTAGTGATGCTCATTCTAATCATCTTTGGATCTGTAGACTATTGAATCTCCTCATCACATTGGATTCTCTCAAGAAGAAGGTTCTAGGCATTTGCTTTGGTCACCAG ATATTGGGCCGTTCATTGGGCGGGAAGATAGGTCGGGCTAGTACGGGCTGGGACATTGGGCTCAGAACAATTCGATTTTCACCCTCATCAAACAAACTCTTTGCAACCCACAAAATTCCTGCTACGCTCAACATAATTGAATGCCACCAAGATGAG gtGTTGGAACTTCCTCCGAAAGTTGAAGTGATTGGTCGGTCGAACAAAACATCAATTGAGATGTTTAAATATGGTGATCATATGATGGGTATTCAAGGTCATCCTGAGTACAACAAGGACATTCTTCTTCACTTGATCGATCGCCTACTACAAAGGAAATTAATTACG GAAGCTTATGCAAATGAAATGAGGGTTAAGTTCATGGAGTCACATGATCCAGACAAAGAGGCATGGAGAAAGCTGTGTGTCAATTTTCTCAAGGGAAGATTGTga